The DNA segment CCTGGGTCTCAGATAATGTGGTTCAGAGGgcatatattgttttgttttgttttgttttttgctttttagggctgcccatcagcacatggaggttcccaggctaggggtcaaagctgagctaccgctgccagcctatgccacagctacggcaatgccagatctgagccgcgtctgcaacccacaccacagctcaaggcagcgctggatctttaacccactgagggaggccaggaatcgaacctgcagcctcatggttcctagtcagatttgtttccgctgcaccatgatgggaactccttctggaGGACATACATATATTGTTAATTGCCCTGCGAAGCCTCCAAGAAGCTGTGAAGGGTCTCGGATGTTACCCTATTCACAAATCAAAGAACAAGCTATACGCAATATACTAACATAATCGCAAGATTTCTGGTTCAGGGACAGATTGTTAATGACAGCATCTTGCATCCGTTCCCATCCCCAAACTCCCTAGACAGGCCACCATTTCCCTGCCCCTCCTGTGCACTCCCCCTGCAGTTCTCTTCCAAGGTAGGGCAGATATTTGGATTTTAGGGAGTTAGAATGAAGAAAGCTTAAATATAATGGATCCCCATCCAGCAAGGCCCAGTAACATCTATTGAGTGAATGACACCACGAACTGTTGTTCAAGATTTTAATGAAGGTGGGGCAGAGGGGTGGTTGGTTGAGTTGTCCTGAGGAGGCTCCCCTGGAGCCAGGGCAGTCTGAGCCAGTAATTCCCCTTCCTTGGGCCTTAGGCGAAGCCCCGGGCTCCCTGAAGCAGCGCCAGGGTTCCCGACACCCCCATGGTCAAGGCGGAACGCGCACAGGCTGGGACCACGCCAGAGGCCATCGGGTCTTCCTGGTGCTGGAGGGCTTCAGGATCCATATAGGGATTCCCTTCCAGTGTCAGGTTATCCACGACGGGCAGCTCCTCTGGCCGCGGCGCTCTGTTCAGCTTGTTGCAGCTGAGATCAAGCACGATGAGCTTGGGCGGCAGTCCTTTAGGCACTTGCTCCAGCTCAGCGAATGACAAATTGAGAGAGCTCAAGGCGGCAGGCCAGACACACTCCCGGGCGCCCGCGGCGGAGGCGCGCAGCGAGTTGTGACTGAGGTCCAGGCGGTGGGGTTGCACGCCCGCCTCCGCCAGCGCCGCGCACACGCCGCTGGGTGTCTCCATCCCCGCGTTGCGCAGCGCCAGATCCTCGAGGGCCGGGAACTTGCGCGGACAGAGAGCTGCAGTCAGCCCGCGCTCGCCCAGCCCGGGATTGTCAGATAGGTCCAGGGTGGTGAGAGCTGGGAAGGCGCGAAGCTGGGCGCACGGAAAGGCAAGCGAGCTTGCTTGCGCCACTTTCAGTACCTTGAGGCTCGGCTGGAGCCACTGCTGCAGTTCGCCGAGCCAGGCACCTCCGGTGGCCCACGACACGTTACGGAGTCTGAGGGTGGTGAGCGCAGGTCCCGGCGTTTCCTGAAGCGGCGGCGGTACCTGGCCGGTTACCTCCAGGTCCTCGAGCGTCAGTTCCTTGAGGCGGGAGAACCCGAGCGCATGCAGGACCAGGGCCAGAATCTGAGCAGGAACCCGCGCAGCGCCCACCGTGAGTCGCCGCAAGCGCAGCGCCTTGAGCATGTCCGCGAACTGCTTCGGGTCGGCGCTGGCGCTCTTTAAAAGGAACTCTTCCAGGCTCCGGCCGCCGCCGCGGATCTCCACCTCGACGGCAGCCACACACTGCAGGGCGCTGGACCAGTCCGGCTGCGGCTGCGTGAAGTTGCAGACGCAGCGGACGTCTTCGTCGTCTATTTGGCAGGGCTCCGAGGTGGCCGCAGACACacgcagcagtggcagcagcagcagcaacggGCAGAGCAAGCGCACCTGCAAAGAGAGGGGAGGTTAGCGCCGCCCCTGCGGGTCCTGAGGTTCCTCGAGCAGCCCTCGTCCACACACTCACCATGGTCGATAAGGTCCTCAAAGCCTCTGCGTCTCCCGCCGGCTCTCGAAAGGGCTGTGGCTCCTTTAACCGCGGCACTCCCTGGCTTCCAGGCTCCACAAACGCTATCCGTCCTCACTCTTTGGCAGACTTTGGGGGTTTGTGTAATCCAGGGAGTGTCACTCTGTTCCCTACTCTTTGAACTCTGCCACCCCCCACCTCTCTTCCTCCCAACCACCCACGTTCGCTACACTTCTGCGAAATTTTGCAATGAGGGATGTTGCCTGCCTGACGCAGCAGGAGTGGGGCCCTAACCGGAAGGATCTTGCAAGGCCTCTAGAATCCTTGGCACCAGGCAGTGTGCCCTGATGACTCATGCGCCCCCGGGCTTGTCCGGGATGGGGAAAGGAAGATCCCGAGTGCCTCAGGCCAGGGCTCTTGGTCCCCTGCCTGTATCCTCGAGACTCAAACCCAGGGAGTTTCCTTAACTTTTCCCTCGTCGTGGTGGTTGCTGTTAACCTCCTGTCGCCCTAGTCCGACTTCCTGAAAATCCTCAGATATTTAACTGGCGATTTTGTGGAAGAGATTGCGGACTTCATGTATCGACTCTAAGGCTAGAATTAggttctgaggagttcccgtcgtggcgcagtggttaacgaatccgactaggaaccatgaggttgcgggttcggtccctgcccttgctcagtgggttaacgatcaggcgttgccctgagctgtggtgtaggttgcagacgcggctcggatcccgcgttgctgtggctctggcgtaggccgggggctacagctccgattcgacccctagcctgggaacctccatatgccgagggagcggcccaaagaaatagcaaaaagacaaaaaaaaaaaaaaaaaagcattaggttCTGAGAGAATAAAGTTGATCTGAAGAACCACTTCTCCCCTCTCCTTATTTGGCTGACAGGTCTTTGTGTTTATTTAGAAAGgaatagctttctttttctttttcaattgaagtatagttgatgtatgcTGTTATATGTCACAGGTATACAATAGAGTGatgcacaatttttaaagtaacagcTTTCTTAAAAGTAgaggtgttggagttcctgtggtggcacagtggaaacgaatccgactaggaaccaggaggttgcaggttcgatctgtggctcTGCTCAgcgagcgggttaaggatccggctttgcagtgagctgtggtgtaggtcgcagacaaggcttggatccttcgttgttgtggctgtggtgcagaccggcagctgtagctctgatttgacccctagcctgggaacctccatatgcctcagatgcggccctgaaaagcaaaataaagaaataaataaacaaactaataaataaaGTGGAGGTGTAAAACTGAGACATACTGGCCAAGGTCCTCGATCTCTtattttccacatcctcatcctGAAACTGAGAAATGAGatatttctaatataattttcCCACATGCACCTAGCTTTCTCCTACCGAGAAACAATTCCTATGTTCTAGCAAAGAAAAGCTAGACCTGTGTTGAGTGAGGATTAATTAGTAactcatctttttgtttgtttttggctctaCCCGaggccccacagcagcaaccctagccacagcagtgacaatactggatccttaacccactgagccaaccaGAACTCCCAGTACCTCACCTGTATtctcacagggaaaaaaaaaaaaacaccaccaagtGTCCCAGAGGGTGGGGAAGTGTTACTGAACCAGGTTTGTTTGCCCAACAGGCAGTAAGCCAAACACGAGATGCTGAGATTTGCAGCAGAGAAAGTTGATTCATGAGGCATCCAAGTGAGGAGCAAGGAGAACAAGTCTCAGATTCGCCTTCCAGAAAGCGCGGGTCTTGAGATACTTATGGGTAAAGGGTATAATTTGGTTAGCGGCACAGGGGAAGGTGATTGTGAACAGGAAAAGGGTGAGGTAACTGTTACTTTgcttaggttttctttctttctctttctttctttctttctttctttctttctttctctttctttctctctttctctctttctctctttctctctttctctctttctctctttctctctttctctctttctctctttctctctttctctctttctttctttctttctttctttctttctttctttctttctttctttcgtctttcgtctttttagggagGTACCCATAGCGTCTTCAtggagtcagattcgtttccgctgagccaccaggggaactcctagaggtagTCTTGAATATTCCCTTTAGAATGTGTACGGCGACGTTCCTGTCctgactcagcggttaacgaacccgaggacgtgggttccattcctggcctcactcagtgggttaaggatccagcgttgccgtcagTTGTGGTATAGGTAGTAGAGGCGGCtcgtatcccgcattgctgtggctgtggtgtaggcaggcggctacagctccgat comes from the Phacochoerus africanus isolate WHEZ1 chromosome 4, ROS_Pafr_v1, whole genome shotgun sequence genome and includes:
- the CD14 gene encoding monocyte differentiation antigen CD14; its protein translation is MVRLLCPLLLLLPLLRVSAATSEPCQIDDEDVRCVCNFTQPQPDWSSALQCVAAVEVEIRGGGRSLEEFLLKSASADPKQFADMLKALRLRRLTVGAARVPAQILALVLHALGFSRLKELTLEDLEVTGQVPPPLQETPGPALTTLRLRNVSWATGGAWLGELQQWLQPSLKVLKVAQASSLAFPCAQLRAFPALTTLDLSDNPGLGERGLTAALCPRKFPALEDLALRNAGMETPSGVCAALAEAGVQPHRLDLSHNSLRASAAGARECVWPAALSSLNLSFAELEQVPKGLPPKLIVLDLSCNKLNRAPRPEELPVVDNLTLEGNPYMDPEALQHQEDPMASGVVPACARSALTMGVSGTLALLQGARGFA